The following coding sequences are from one Dermacentor silvarum isolate Dsil-2018 chromosome 4, BIME_Dsil_1.4, whole genome shotgun sequence window:
- the LOC125945029 gene encoding LOW QUALITY PROTEIN: uncharacterized protein LOC125945029 (The sequence of the model RefSeq protein was modified relative to this genomic sequence to represent the inferred CDS: deleted 1 base in 1 codon), which yields MAESALQLRAYDPEAMAWTTVPTTGDANSTVFPKIRSQALLQAAERRSQDKAKMTASNAAPAAGSSVGNMNAPATRATGRKGKAFTKWKPRPMIKPAPEDYVIVIKPRERVSLHEVFTETGYGTAISAYLGPERARATSVLPSRDQNIIIVHTPDDIEAADRLIGNFAVNTQKGSVPLQGYLRQDGGNTCHGVIAVRNTDTTETLQHRVCWRAGTIVEIRKFGTSNKARITFAGKEKPRYVHYDNMVVSVQNYYKTIPACGQCGAVGHRADACPNLQPNTCGLCGLHAPLVEGVRAPHNCVPRCSVCGGAHATNSRDCAAKFRTPKMAAKKSGKQKMTPKNKSRHLGQPSDQPPPHGGLEKRAAETHGKTGAWVNAVKNGRQVSNSGGAASSPPLTPLPSARSAEQDQIAALRAQNEMLLKKIYELKSKINQPLSPPSLPPRD from the exons ATGGCGGAATCCGCGCTCCAATTGCGCGCGTACgaccctgaggcgatggcgtggACCACGGTCCCCACCACCGGTGACGCAAATTCGACGGTTTTTCCGAAAATTCGGAGTCAAGCTTTACTTCAAGCGGCCGAACGCCGCTCCCAGGACAAAGCCAAGATGACGGCGTCCAACGCCGCCCCGGCCGCCGGCTCATCGGTCGGAAACATGAACGCTCCCGCGACGCGCGCCACGGGACGCAAGGGCAAGGCGTTCACGAAGTGGAAGCCGCGCCCAATGATCAAACCTGCTCCCGAAGACTACGTTATAGTCATCAAGCCCAGAGAACGTGTTTCTCTTCACGAGGTGTTCACGGAAACCGGCTATGGCACCGCCATCTCGGCGTACCTCGGGCCGGAACGGGCCCGCGCCACCTCCGTTCTGCCATCGCGAGACCAAAACATCATCATCGTGCATACCCCGGAC GACATCGAGGCGGCCGACCGGCTCATCGGGAACTTTGCAGTGAATACCCAGAAGGGATCGGTCCCACTTCAAGGTTACTTGAGACAAGACGGCGGCAACACGTGCCACGGAGTGATCGCGGTCCGTAACACGGACACCACGGAAACTCTTCAACACCGAGTGTGCTGGCGTGCCGGCACCATCGTGGAAATCCGAAAATTTGGAACATCCAACAAGGCACGCATCACCTTCGCGGGTAAGGAGAAGCCCCGTTACGTGCATTATGACAACATGGTCGTCTCTGTGCAAAACTATTACAAAACTATACCCGCCTGCGGCCAGTGTGGGGCCGTTGGGCACCGCGCGGATGCATGTCCAAACCTGCAGCCGAACACGTGTGGACTCTGCGGACTCCATGCTCCGCTAGTGGAGGGAGTGCGGGCCCCTCACAACTGTGTTCCCCGTTGTTCTGTGTGCGGTGGTGCCCATGCCACCAACTCTCGCGACTGTGCGGCAAAATTCCGCACACCCAAGATGGCCGCCAAAAAGAGCGGGAAACAGAAAATGACGCCCAAGAACAAAagccgccatcttgggcaacCAAGCGACCAGCCGCCACCACACGGCGGCCTGGAGAAACGAGCGGCGGAGACGCACGGCAAAACCGGGGCCTGGGTCAATGCCGTCAAAAACGGACGCCAGGTGAGCAATTCGGGCGGGGCTGCTTCTTCCCCCCCTCTTACTCCCctcccaagcgcgcggagcgccGAGCAAGATCAAATAGCAGCACTCAGGGCCCAAAACGAGATGCTGCTAAAAAAAATTTACGAATTAAAATCCAAAATCAACCAGCCTctttctcctccctccctccctccccgcgaCTGA